In Saccharomycodes ludwigii strain NBRC 1722 chromosome III, whole genome shotgun sequence, one DNA window encodes the following:
- a CDS encoding uncharacterized protein (similar to Saccharomyces cerevisiae YGL077C | HNM1 | Hyper-resistance to Nitrogen Mustard): MSILSPEEKITQGVSEKPVQNIEIADISQFTYPTEQPVVKLQKQFSLISAINAGIVTGNTWTALGGAIVASLGNGGMGALIYEFIAVSICYWFIAASIAELTSAIPASGGVYHWASITPGPKFGRVCGWFAGWLDFFAWVFGVAANCNMIGTMVVYAYGMFHPETTLQAWQIFIVLIIICWICCFIVMFGNKALPIINNIGSFLMLGGWFVTVIVCAVMPSKNGHNYATNKQVWQSWNNQTGYKNAEGFVFLAGMLNGAFAVGTPDCITHLAEEIPDAARNLPKVLFWQILVGFLTAFFYMISMFYSIHDLDAVFNADSYCPLGDIYLQSTGSKGGALGLLIVIILPIFCATIGCLVTSSRTLYALARDNAAPFSNQIGSISPKWKSPMWATFICGIISTCLGAIYIGSAEAFNAFVGSFVLLTTSSFFLSIFPHILTKRKNIKRGPFWLGKFGYFINIVSCVYIVVFFVIYCFPYTLPVVADEMNYTSVMTCGLALLVTIWWFIHGRKNYSGPKIVYENDASDDANDKTIVLDTEAGSISSS, translated from the coding sequence atGTCGATTTTATCTcctgaagaaaaaataacacaaGGTGTCAGTGAAAAACCAGtacaaaatattgaaattgCTGATATATCTCAATTTACATACCCAACTGAACAGCCCGTTGTTAAATTGCAAAAACAATTTAGTCTAATAAGTGCAATTAATGCTGGTATTGTTACTGGTAATACATGGACAGCGTTAGGTGGTGCCATTGTTGCCTCATTGGGTAATGGTGGTATGGGTGCTTTGATTTATGAATTTATCGCCGTATCTATCTGTTATTGGTTTATTGCTGCATCCATAGCAGAATTAACTTCGGCTATTCCTGCCTCCGGAGGTGTCTACCATTGGGCATCTATCACACCCGGACCAAAATTCGGTAGAGTTTGTGGATGGTTTGCTGGCTGGCTAGATTTTTTTGCTTGGGTTTTTGGTGTTGCCGCTAATTGTAATATGATTGGCACTATGGTTGTATATGCTTATGGGATGTTTCATCCTGAAACTACTTTGCAAGCATGGCAAATATTCATTGTTTTGATCATTATTTGTTGGATATGCTGTTTCATTGTTATGTTTGGTAATAAAGCATTGCCAATCATTAACAACATTGGATCCTTTTTAATGCTAGGTGGCTGGTTTGTTACTGTGATTGTTTGTGCTGTAATGCCAAGTAAAAATGGCCACAATTATGctacaaataaacaagttTGGCAAAGTTGGAATAATCAAACCGGTTATAAAAACGCAGAAggatttgtatttttagcTGGTATGTTAAATGGTGCATTTGCTGTGGGTACGCCAGATTGTATTACTCATTTAGCTGAAGAAATCCCTGACGCTGCAAGAAATTTACccaaagttttattttggcaAATATTGGTTGGCTTCCTGACTGCATTTTTCTATATGATATCCATGTTTTATTCCATCCACGACTTAGATGCTGTTTTTAATGCAGATTCTTACTGTCCATTGGGCGACATATATTTACAATCAACAGGGTCAAAAGGTGGTGCCTTGGGTTTActaattgttattatcctACCAATTTTTTGTGCCACTATTGGTTGTTTGGTCACAAGCAGCAGAACATTATATGCCTTAGCAAGAGATAACGCTGCTCCATTTTCAAACCAAATAGGATCTATAAGTCCAAAATGGAAATCACCAATGTGGGCCACATTTATTTGCGGCATCATTTCCACTTGTCTAGGTGCTATTTATATTGGTTCTGCAGAGGCATTCAATGCTTTTGTAGgttcttttgttttattgacAACTTCAAGTTTTTTCTTGTCTATTTTCCCTcatattttaacaaaaaggaaaaatatcaaaaggGGCCCTTTTTGGTTGGGTAAATTTGgctattttatcaatattgTTTCCTGTGTTTATATCgtggttttttttgttatttattgcTTTCCTTACACATTGCCCGTTGTTGCTGATGAAATGAACTATACTAGTGTTATGACTTGTGGGTTAGCTTTACTTGTAACAATTTGGTGGTTTATTCATGgcagaaaaaattattcagGCCCAAAAATTGTCTATGAAAATGACGCAAGCGATGACGCCAATGACAAAACAATAGTTTTGGACACAGAAGCTGGCAGTATTTCCTCATCTTAA